A region of Allocoleopsis franciscana PCC 7113 DNA encodes the following proteins:
- a CDS encoding pentapeptide repeat-containing protein yields the protein MNELDHCYRILGLEPGASLEEVNQAYKDLAFIWHPDRVPSDNSRLREKAAEKLKEINHARDQLRLARRKGHKPTAQTTRSPSPAPQRAQYTPPRSQPRYSQRETTAQSRSQSSSQTRTPNPDLSGADFRGVDLKEKDLSGRNLSHANLSNANLSDSFLHKVNLQGANLEKANLFRANLFQANLNQANLREANLIGADLSGADLSGADLRGAKIGSGDRILVKLTGANLSGAILPDGRIHA from the coding sequence ATGAACGAGCTAGATCATTGCTATAGAATATTGGGGTTAGAGCCGGGAGCCTCTCTCGAAGAGGTGAACCAGGCTTATAAAGATTTGGCGTTTATTTGGCATCCTGATCGCGTCCCAAGCGATAATTCTCGGCTGCGGGAAAAAGCGGCGGAAAAACTCAAGGAGATTAATCACGCTCGCGATCAGTTGCGTTTAGCTCGACGCAAGGGTCACAAGCCAACAGCACAAACTACGCGATCGCCTTCTCCTGCACCGCAACGAGCTCAATATACACCACCCCGCTCCCAACCGCGATACTCCCAAAGGGAAACGACTGCACAATCGCGATCGCAATCTTCCTCCCAAACTCGAACGCCCAATCCTGATTTGAGTGGAGCTGACTTTCGAGGTGTTGACTTAAAAGAAAAAGATTTGTCAGGACGCAATTTGAGTCATGCCAATCTCAGTAATGCCAACTTAAGTGATAGTTTTTTGCATAAGGTTAATCTTCAGGGAGCGAATTTGGAAAAGGCAAATCTTTTTAGAGCGAATCTCTTTCAAGCGAACCTGAATCAAGCTAATTTAAGAGAGGCTAACTTAATTGGAGCCGATTTGAGTGGCGCTGATTTAAGTGGCGCTGACTTAAGGGGGGCTAAAATTGGGTCTGGCGATCGAATTTTGGTCAAATTAACAGGAGCCAATTTGTCTGGAGCTATCTTACCTGATGGTCGAATTCATGCATAA
- a CDS encoding M61 family metallopeptidase: MTEATTFRPSSLLTTAPSIHYQVAMPQPESHLFEVTLFVKGWQEPVLDLKLPVWTPGSYLVREYAKHLQDFSAETGEQRQRLLSRKISKNHWQIETADTSEMTVRYRVFANELSVRTNHLDATHGYFNGAALFLFIPGWEHQPIRVTITPPKPDWQVTTPLPSLPGEANTFEAADFDTLVDSPFEIGSQQLYNFQVLGKPHQLAIWGQGNADPERIIEDTKQIIEVEAELFGGLPYDRYLFLLHLSSGGFGGLEHKDSCSLNYSRFGFRAKEKYNRFIQLVAHEFFHLWNVKRIRPKALEKFNYEQENYTTSLWFSEGTTSYYDMVIPFRAKIYDAKNLLENLSKEITQFQSIPGRKVQPLSESSFDAWIKLYRRDANSNNSQISYYLKGEMVSFLLDLLIRARHGNQRSLDDVMRQMWQRFGIKEIGFTPQQLRDVFESVAQTDLSDFFNRYIDGTDELAFDEYLEPFGLRLLSVESGESVPHLGVNVNSDNGKTLIQFVEAASPAAVAGVDAGDELLALNGWRVTAEQLSDRLKDYKVGDTIQLSVFHQEELRTLPVTLAAPRPSRYQIVPVEKPSDAQRQSFTGWLGTWNW; encoded by the coding sequence ATGACAGAAGCCACAACCTTTCGCCCCAGCAGCTTACTCACCACCGCACCGTCCATTCACTACCAAGTGGCGATGCCTCAGCCAGAATCGCACCTATTTGAGGTGACGCTTTTCGTGAAAGGCTGGCAGGAACCTGTGCTGGATTTAAAATTGCCTGTTTGGACTCCAGGTTCTTATCTAGTGCGGGAGTATGCGAAACATCTCCAAGACTTTTCTGCTGAAACGGGTGAGCAACGACAGCGTTTGCTTTCACGAAAAATCAGCAAAAATCACTGGCAAATTGAGACGGCAGATACCTCAGAAATGACTGTTCGTTACCGCGTTTTTGCCAATGAACTCTCCGTGCGAACGAATCATTTAGATGCCACTCATGGCTATTTTAATGGGGCGGCGCTGTTCCTTTTTATCCCCGGATGGGAACATCAACCCATTCGGGTAACTATTACACCACCCAAACCCGATTGGCAGGTTACGACTCCCTTGCCATCGCTTCCTGGAGAAGCCAACACCTTCGAGGCGGCAGATTTCGATACCCTGGTCGATAGCCCGTTTGAAATTGGTTCTCAGCAACTGTATAACTTTCAAGTGTTGGGGAAACCCCATCAACTCGCCATCTGGGGACAGGGAAACGCTGACCCAGAGAGAATTATAGAGGACACGAAGCAGATTATTGAAGTGGAAGCCGAGTTATTTGGAGGCTTACCCTATGACCGCTATCTGTTTCTCTTGCATCTCTCCTCTGGTGGCTTCGGCGGTTTGGAACATAAGGATTCTTGTTCGTTAAATTACTCCCGTTTTGGATTTCGGGCGAAGGAGAAATATAACCGCTTCATTCAATTAGTTGCCCACGAATTCTTTCACCTCTGGAATGTCAAGCGAATTCGCCCCAAAGCGCTAGAAAAATTTAATTACGAACAGGAAAATTACACCACTTCTTTGTGGTTTTCTGAAGGAACGACGAGTTACTACGATATGGTGATTCCCTTCAGAGCAAAGATTTATGATGCTAAGAATTTGTTAGAAAACTTGAGTAAGGAAATTACTCAATTCCAATCTATACCCGGTCGTAAAGTCCAGCCGCTGAGTGAGTCGAGTTTTGATGCTTGGATTAAGCTTTATCGACGGGATGCAAATAGCAATAATTCCCAGATTTCCTACTACTTGAAGGGGGAAATGGTTTCATTCTTGTTGGATTTGCTCATTCGGGCGCGACATGGAAATCAGCGATCGCTTGATGATGTGATGCGCCAAATGTGGCAGCGTTTCGGCATCAAGGAAATTGGCTTTACTCCCCAACAACTACGGGATGTGTTCGAGTCGGTGGCACAGACGGATTTAAGCGATTTCTTTAACCGTTACATCGATGGCACCGATGAATTAGCCTTTGATGAGTACCTCGAACCTTTTGGTTTGCGCCTATTGAGTGTGGAATCAGGGGAAAGTGTACCTCACTTAGGCGTAAATGTGAATTCAGACAATGGTAAAACCCTTATCCAATTTGTCGAAGCTGCTTCTCCCGCCGCTGTGGCAGGAGTCGATGCGGGAGACGAATTGTTAGCCCTTAATGGTTGGCGGGTAACGGCTGAACAATTAAGCGATCGCCTCAAAGATTACAAGGTGGGTGACACCATCCAGTTGAGCGTTTTCCACCAGGAAGAGCTCCGCACATTACCCGTTACCTTAGCTGCACCACGCCCCAGTCGTTACCAAATTGTGCCAGTGGAGAAGCCTTCCGATGCCCAGAGACAGAGCTTTACTGGGTGGCTGGGAACTTGGAATTGGTGA
- a CDS encoding Crp/Fnr family transcriptional regulator yields MQTKAFNELFPLFNTANPETLEWLLSVVVEHEYPAGRAVLMEDAWGNAVYFVVSGWVKVRRLYGENVVTLAILGQGDFFGEMAILDESPRSTDVLALSDVKLLSVSAQRFIQTLFKDPQLHHRMLQLMVRRLRQTNIRLQRRHQPPAVKLVSTLVSLAENYGQPTEKGTEIFNFPYKDLADISDISADDTAKIMDKLDSKGWINIDPENQTLCLLNIKQLAHLAGRV; encoded by the coding sequence ATGCAGACTAAAGCTTTTAATGAGCTTTTCCCACTGTTTAATACGGCTAACCCAGAGACATTAGAATGGCTCCTGTCTGTTGTAGTCGAACACGAGTATCCGGCAGGGAGAGCGGTTCTCATGGAAGATGCCTGGGGCAACGCAGTTTACTTTGTTGTCTCCGGCTGGGTGAAAGTACGACGCCTTTATGGAGAAAACGTTGTGACTCTAGCAATTTTGGGTCAGGGTGATTTTTTTGGGGAAATGGCAATTCTCGATGAATCTCCCCGCTCAACCGATGTTCTTGCCCTTTCTGACGTAAAATTACTCAGCGTCTCTGCCCAACGCTTCATTCAAACCCTGTTTAAAGACCCTCAATTACACCATCGCATGTTGCAACTGATGGTGCGGCGGCTACGTCAAACCAACATCCGCCTGCAACGACGCCATCAGCCACCCGCTGTCAAGTTAGTCAGTACGTTGGTTAGCTTGGCAGAAAACTATGGTCAACCCACAGAAAAGGGAACAGAAATCTTTAACTTCCCCTATAAAGACTTGGCAGATATTTCAGACATCAGTGCCGACGATACCGCCAAAATTATGGACAAGCTCGATAGTAAGGGCTGGATTAACATTGACCCGGAAAATCAGACACTGTGCCTACTCAATATCAAGCAACTGGCTCATTTGGCAGGACGTGTTTAG